In the genome of Dioscorea cayenensis subsp. rotundata cultivar TDr96_F1 chromosome 1, TDr96_F1_v2_PseudoChromosome.rev07_lg8_w22 25.fasta, whole genome shotgun sequence, one region contains:
- the LOC120263414 gene encoding uncharacterized protein LOC120263414, protein MINARNNIGLTALDVLLESPSEHGDLALGELIRTAGGNTSLVNHHQTPIQHEASPLIDDFMASPPKQSTVRKRSKKRPRLEDTYTPGTLMIVATLIATVTFQAGLNPPGGFTQANDPVTNSSSTAGLPVLGSNLDLFLVFDVIGLSASLIVILLLICLMPRKKRKMMMILIWVMWVAVFFTGLAFTAALYNIFPHNTLCKVLVMVWVWVLRGFILLVCFLFCRYLLRRVGWCKKKEGDDQENSEDNVAPMGVLLFFKRVGVILW, encoded by the coding sequence ATGATCAATGCAAGAAACAATATAGGTTTGACAGCGCTGGACGTGCTGCTGGAGTCACCGAGCGAGCACGGGGATTTGGCGCTCGGAGAACTGATCCGTACCGCGGGTGGTAACACATCACTAGTCAATCATCACCAAACACCAATTCAGCATGAAGCTTCTCCATTAATAGATGACTTCATGGCTAGTCCTCCAAAACAGAGTACTGTCCGTAAACGCTCCAAGAAACGTCCTAGACTTGAAGATACATATACTCCAGGAACATTAATGATTGTGGCCACCTTGATTGCCACAGTTACATTTCAGGCTGGATTAAATCCTCCAGGTGGATTCACACAAGCAAATGACCCTGTCACTAACTCTAGCAGCACAGCAGGGTTGCCTGTGTTGGGTTCTAATCTAGACTTGTTCTTGGTATTTGATGTTATTGGTCTCTCAGCTTCACTGATTGTCATCTTACTGCTGATTTGCTTGATgccaaggaaaaaaagaaagatgatgatgatcttgATATGGGTTATGTGGGTTGCTGTGTTCTTCACAGGGTTAGCTTTTACTGCTGCCTTGTATAATATCTTTCCTCACAATACCCTTTGTAAGGTTCTTGtcatggtttgggtttgggttttgaGGGGATTTATATTGCTTGTCTGCTTTCTGTTCTGCCGGTACCTGTTGAGGAGGGTGGGTTGGTGTAAGAAAAAGGAAGGAGATGATCAAGAGAACAGTGAGGATAATGTAGCTCCGATGGgtgttcttctcttcttcaaaaGAGTTGGGGTGATATTATGGTGA